The DNA region tataaatgaattcataaactatataaatatacaaacacAACTAACATAAAAGTCAATCAAtatcatgaaaaaataattatatgccCAAGCGCGTGTGTAGGCATATCAAGTCCTCAGCCTCAAAGGATAAAGGTTAGCCAAACGCTAGACACTTGATGTAGTGTAACATGAACATGCCATAACCACTTGATAAGGGTGTCTGATGTGATATATCCACCAAGCTATGTAATGCAAATAGATTGTCCCATGGTGTACACCCCCTAAATAAGACCCTAACATCTTTATAGTAAATATCGCCTGGTCAGTAGTGAAACTCTATAAAGAGTCGTAAACTATAATCTTCCACTCTTTAAAATCCATGATGTCTACCACCCAATGTgcattatcaaagtttattaggatAAAAATCTGCACACATTGACAAAATACACAAAAGATACCTTAgtcaaattgttattaattaattaatcctcATTAGATAATTGATTATCGAATTTGTACCTCATCTATCACACCCTAAGGTTTCAAATATAAGTTAGGGGATAATCTGCATTGACCAATCTCGTAAAAAGTGGAGGAAACTTGTAATTATCTTGATCTTTCATCTAGTGGCATACTCATGTGAGAGATATGCAATAAAACAAACCATGACTGTCGTCTAATTTTGACGAACGTCCTCCACAAAGTCATGTTGTTACCAATGTATACATTGTAATATTTGTTAAACACTTCAAGATGAGGTAcgaaattcaaaagaaacatcatatgggcactaagaaagtgtgggttccatatggaacaaaaactaaccaccaaggacccaacatgatttgggtacctaagacaaattcttgaatctctcATTCAACAAGCGAACCCCTTATGGCTACCTATAAGAGCATTTTAAGAGTCATATACAATGATCTGCCACTAGCATAGATATAAGGCCCTACTCTatcataaattacaaattacTATAAGTGCACATTatgttattctttttaatatatttatttttaaattataatgaatatactATATTTACAAATAGTAGATATCGATAAGAACAAACAAATCAACATGTTatcacaaattatttaatttttatttgcttgTGCCCAATCATTATTGCAACAAGGTTAGACATGACAAAATTTTGCATAACCTATTAATTAGATactatatgaaaaaaaattaaattaggattgGATTATAATTGACTCAAAAAAATTGGATTGTGTTCGGGTTAACATGAAATGAACTTGAATTGGTCCAAactaatctaaaaattttaaacaaaatattgcataatatcataatagtaaaaaatctctaatattctttattttttaacttatagaaaaagttttaattcaCAAAATCTTTATTCCTTAATTACAatctaaattacaaattattagatatgaaaattattagatatggATAAAAGGCTAAACAAAAGCCTTGAAATGAGCAAGAGCTATAACCAAAAAAGCAATTATTAAAGAAGCAATGATCGGAGAAGTAATGTTAGGCGAGCAAATGATGCTTCTTTTGACAAAAAGGAAGAGGATGTCGATGAAGAAGATTATCCATCTAACATTCCTGTATATTGAACGATGTTGTCATAATAGTCTACAACTTTCTTAACTGAAGTTAAAACTAGTAGAAAATTATCATCATCctacaaattttgtttaagtaaaCTTAATTaccttattcatattttaatcaataacaaattattacttattacaTCTAAAGTGAAGATAGTTAGGATAACATCCCATCTTGGAATGTCTTTCGTGTGCCACCTCAACATGCATGCAAATCCTATAACTGATGTGATATCCACCCATTAATGTATAGTGTCTAAcgtctcgtatatccaaaacagtaatttcaacttaaatgtgttactttaaaaaattataattgtattaaattgtttctattttaatcatatttttttaaaaaatttataaatgatacaATTACTTGGAAAGCTAGTAGGAACCTCATGATACCATATTTCTCATAGGGTTTTCCTTATTCTTTACAGGGTCAGACTTCACACAAATTTAGGTGATATTGTCACAGATCGATTGATACATCATTTGCCATACCTGTACTCTCCACGAGTATGCATTAAATCCATCAAGATGATTAGccaattataatatcttttggGGATTGTTTTCCTTAAATCACTCTATAATaaccccatgtgaagataatACAACATGACCAACTTTACTACATCAATGTCGTCCTCCCCCCAAGCCCTCTATTGGAAAAAGTGACTCAGCTTAACGTACATAACTGACTTATGCCCTGAAAATATGTATGATGGATCCTCTTTGTGGCCTTCAAAAAAAGATACATGTTAATATCCAACAATCGACTGAATCAAAGGCCTATCATAATGGTGAACTAGTATGGGCTAAACCTAACGTCAACCCTATTAACTCTAAGCCATAACTAATCACTCTAGTTCGCCTTGTTAACCTTTTTTAGTATGAAAGAATGTAGTAACACTCCATTGAATTGGCTATCCTTAAGGTCAAGAAAGTGCCCAAAACATGTATGCCGAAACATTTTTAACTGCCtctttgttaatattttcttaatcatcGCTCTCATATCTCTATTCTCATGCGTAGTAACTTAAGCCTTGAAGTGTTCTTTGATAGGAAATCTCATTTCACCCTTTGCataatcattttttctcttttgtggagatctttgtaaaaaaattaaattacaattatatcaattttatattaaaaatgagtcAATTCTCAAGATAAacacattattaaaaaaaaaaaaggaccacaaattcgaattctacatgTCACAaaacccttaaataaaaaaaattaatttgcccccttaaaaggaaaatattagaaaacacccataatttaaaaatattattttgcccCCAACCCTCTTATCACGCAAATTCGTATGGTGGGAAAACTTTAAAAGACTACACTTCCCTCCCCCCCTTTACCTCATGAATTCGTGTGTCAACCTATTTTGCAAATTTTCACACATTGTACCCGTGTGTCATTGTTTAAAAACTCGCGCTTTGGCCCCCAACCATATGGATTTGTATGGTccaaatagtttgaaaaatgcacaaaacctcATTGTCTTCAAGATATCTCACCACACAAATTTGTGTGGTGAACAAAAACTTCACGTGGTTAGAGCCAAATTCATGTGATGAgatttcacctcccaaacttcgtttttcaaatcCCATTTCATCAATAATCGTTGTTGAAATGGTAGGGGAGCAAAAACATAAAAGTCATCAAATTTGTGTGGGTTCCTAaaggaacaaaaactaaccactaaggacccaacatgatttgggtacctaagacaaattcttgaatctcccattgtgtttaggaactgaaaaataaaaggaagaaaagcaaatggttcctcaatagtgcttgctcaagacacatgactggagatatttcacttttctctataataagcaagaaagatggaggacatgtcacctttggagacaatgcaaaaggtaaaattattggaattggagatattggtaacaattctcatgttatcattgaaaatgttcttttggtaaatagtcttaagcataacctccttagcattagtcaactgtgtgataaaggatttaaagttatttttgagccaaatagttgcattatagaaaatatgaatgatggaaaaataatttgtgtaggaaatagagatggaaatgtttacactatagatgtagaaaatgcaaTTCATGAAAATCTATATTTCTCCGCATTGCAtaaaaatagttggttgtggtatagaagattaggtcatgctagcatggatttaatttcaaaaatctccatgaaggagcttgtaaaaggtcttccaaaaatagattttgttaaagataaaatttgtgatgcatgtcaaattggtaaacaaacaaaaaattcttttaaaagcaaaactcatatttctacatctagacctttacaacttcttcatattgatctttttggtccttcaagaaccacaagcctaagtggaaaacattatgcttttgttattattgatgatttttcaagattcacttaggtactttttcttgcatcaaaagatgaagccctctatgcattttcaaaatttgtcaagaaaatacaaaaagaaaaagaaatgcatatttcttgcattagaagtgatcatggaggagaatttgaaaatcatttatttgaaaacttttttgaTGAGCATAGTATCGAACATCAATTttcttgtcctagaactcctcaataaaatggtgttgttgaaagaaagaataagacAATTCAAGAAATGGCcagaaccatgttaaatgaaaaaactttacctcaatatttttgggcagAAGCCGTAAACACCGCATGTTATGTTctaaattgtgttttaataagaccatatttagataaaactccatatgaactttggaaaaacaaaaaaccaaatattggttattttaaagtttttggatgcaaatgctttattttgaacacaaaagaaaacttaagaaaatttgattcaaaatccgacattggcatttttcttggatattcatcatctagcaaagcatatagagtgtttaacaaaaggacactagtagtcaaggaatccatgcatgtcattttttatgaatctaatccttcaactagtatgcaagttgatattgatgatgatcaagttaaaaatggagaccaaacagaaattcatgattcaccaaatgatgttGAGGATGAAGCAAAACGAgagctaaaacatgaagaagataaagataaagatcttcctaaggcttggaggtatgcaaatgctcatcctaaagaattaattattggtgaggaaaatctaggtgttaaaactagatcatcctgtaatctttgtaataatttagcatttctttcacaatttgaaccaaaaacatttcatgatgcattgaatgatgaattttggattttagccatgcaagaggaactaaatcaattcgaaagaaataatgtttgggaacttgTCCCTCGTCCGGATCATCAATCTGTTATTGGTACAAAAtaggtttttagaaacaaaatagaTGAATCCgaagtggttgttagaaataaagttagattagtggctcaagactacaaccaagaagagggaatagattttgcagaaacttttgcaccggtagctagactagaatccattaggatgcttttgacatttgcatgttctaaaaattttattttatatcaaatagatgtcaaaagtgctttcttaaatagatttatcatggaggaagtttatgttgaacaacctcccgggtttgaaagtcatgatttcccaaaccatgtttttaaacttcaaaaagctctttatggtttaaaacaagcacctcgagcatggtatgaacgtttgagtaaattcttgcttgaaaaagacttttgcattggaaaagtagatactacattgtttattaagagaaaagaaaatgatatacttttggttcaaatttatgttgatgatatcatctttggatctactaatgtctttttgtgtgaagaattttctaatctcataagcaaagaatttgaaatgagcatgatgggagaactcaagtattttctcggacttaatatcaagcaaagcaaagagggatcttcatcaaccaatcttcatacatcaaggacttattaaagaagtttggcatgaaAGGACTAAAAGCctcaagcacaccaatgagttcaactatcaagctcaccaaagatgaaagtAGGCCAAATGttaatgttaaaatgtataaagGTATGATTggttctcttttatatttaattgctAGTAGacttgatattatgtttagtgtgtacttatgtgctcgattccaatcatgtcctaaggaatctcatttaaaagccttaaaagaatcttaagatatttacatggcactagatttttagggttatggtatcctagagaaatgTCTTTTaacctagtgagctattcggatACCGACTTTGTTGGAAGCCAAGTcaatagaaaaagtactagtggtacttgtcattttctaggtcatgcattagtttcatagttttcaaggaaacaaaactctgTAGCTTTATTAATTGCGGAAGCGGAATATATTACTGCCagtagttgttgtgctcaagccttgtggatacaacaaacccttagggattatgaagttagcctatctaaaactccaatcttgtgtgacaacacaagtgctattagcttatccaaaaataccattcaacactctcgaaccaagcatatagaaattagatatcatgtTATTCAAgatcatgttcaaaagggtgatatttgtcttgactttgtatccaccgaaaatcaacttgcggatatttttataaaacctcttggggaagaacgtttttgcaaaattagaggtgagcttgggatcatggaatcaccatagtagcatttgcacttacatattattgtggttatggtgttttggctgaattgaaaatgtcaatatatgctttatgtttcattttaatgtttgatcatatttgatgtttctttttgcatcaattattattgtattgattttaatatgttttatttaaattttcatcatgTTTTTGCATCGAATTACATTGCATTTCATGCATGATTGAATCAATAGTGCATAGTTGAATCATTTGGACTcatttatgttcaaattgaGAACACAAGATGCATAAAACAAGTTGACCAGAATTTTGCAAATTCGGCTGCTGAATTGCAAAATTCGATCGatcaaatttgtcaaaattcggTTGATCGAATTTGTTAgaatttggtcgaccgaattaGCCAAATTCCAGCATAAAAGGGGcagttttctttcattttcttttctcacaAACATTCCAATCCTCTTTCGTTTTCTCTCCACCGATTTGCTCCATCCTTGCTTAATCCActttaaactgaaaattttcgCATCAAATCAATTCCCCATATCATTTCCACTTGTTTTAAgccaaaataatctttcaaaacACCACATTTTACCCAAAATTCCCCCAAATctcattaaaccctaaaccttaggttttttaaatttcttccaAAATCCCCAaattttgttgagttttcatcaaattgatcaCAAAATCATCACTCCCAACATTATTCTTCCAAGTTCCAAGCATCAATTTCTACATATTGGCTTTCCATCAAAAACCCCCAAACCATCATACCCATTTTCGGATTTGTTTCCAAAAATATCCCTTTTGGTCGACCGTTTTTACTTCTGAATATACCACTGTCATCCTATCATCATTTCCAACTGTGGTGTGCACTTAGTTTTCCAATTCGGGTTCGTTTATGCAAAATTATGATTCTGCCCTTGTACGTACATTTGGCGTCGCATTCCATTTCGTCACAATTCATCGTGTTTTGTGTGGTATTTCCTTTCTTACTCTCTGTTTTATCTTTTCACAATTTTCAGTTTGTAATTTGTTAGCATCGGTAGTTAGATTTTGTGTAGTTAGTGTATATCCTCATATTTTGCAATTATGGTTAACACTCGTTGTAGTAGTGCTAGGCGTGCCCCTAGGCCATCTAGAAATGTTAGAACTAGTTCTGGAGCACCTATTGATCACGTCGAGCCTTCCAAGGCTCCCTTTGATGAGACTAGTTTTCGTTCTGCCCAAGCTGCTGCAACTTATGTTGAACCCTatgtttaatcaattgtttacatCCTCCAACATACTTCATTGTGTTATCATTATGTTGAATCTATTCTCCTTAAAAACGAACAAACGCATAACTACccatattatttatcaatcttacaatgacaaatttttggaaaaaattaaacatttataagaaaaaaaatccacaataaccatttattgatatatatgtcaCCTCTAATTTCTCAAAATGGCTCTACTTACtcataaaatgtcatttaaaaccgtctaaaaatgtttaatatcaaaatgccctccaTATTCTTTCAACCTTTTAATTAATCTCCTacaattatctaatatttcatataacaccctcatatattgtTCTGTATGGAAAcgcatattttacttttaacatatcatttaaaccctgtcttataatgtttactatcaaaataccccccatatttttttaacatttcatttaatctataattatttaacatctCATTTAACACCGTTATatattgtcttatatcaaaatgcatctatctattcttaatattttatttaaatccttcataccttgtgtaatatcaaaataccctcatatttttctaacatttcatttaaccttcATAATTATTTcgtattttatttaacactcttatatgttgtcttgtctGGAAATGCATCTACCTATtcctaacatattatttaaaaccgTCTAAaaatgtttactatcaaaatggcccacatatttttctaatattttaattaactttttataattatctaacatttcatataacacattcacatgttgtcttatatggaaatacatctatctatttttaatatatcatttaaaaccatcttacaatgtttaatattaaaataactcatattttttctaacactttatttaacccctataattatctatcatttcatttaacactctaatatattgtcttgtatcaagatgtatttatttattcttaacattttatttaaagcCTTCTttcaatgtttaatatcaaaataccccaatattttttaacatttcatttaaccccatataattatctaacattattatatattgtcttatatcgaaatacatctatctattcataacatttaatttaaatatttaataaattgtgtaatatcaaaatgcccccatattttttaatattttatttagcccctaaattattatcaaatatctgaatgttccctttatataatatacgaactagatttaataaataaaattaagttttgagttaaaatttgtataaatacctttttctcacgaattgactttttttttatttgaattaaaaaatataaattttttcttttcgaaTGAACTTATAGTAattaatattgagtaaaaataagagtgaaagAATGATATAAGAGTGtttgaatgatataaaaaatgtatctaATGAGAGTGAGAATGAGATAGGCTATGTAGATATAGTAAatgatagttttgatattttaaaaaatatttataatatttttatttgaaaatttaaaaaataaatatttttaattaataaaagataaaataggtaattaatttaacctctcttattttaaatattcattccgTGCAGACATATTTGCCACGAGGCATGCGGATGGTCAAGCCACCAGCATGGTCATTAATTGAGTATATGACATTCTGTTCTGTTATGGATCTATCCAAATCTCGCTGGGCCCAATCTCATATATCCAAAGTGCCCAAGGCCTACTATTTTGTGGAtgatattttatgaataaatttatataaaaataatattacatatatttatgatatataaataatatattattatataattagatattattttatttttaattaaaatattattcaatcatctaataataaattatttatatatttaaattatatataaaaatataaaaatataattttatagttcatataataattatcaactGTTTTCTATCATATTTTCGTGTTAAAGccatctaaattttcaaaacactGCATTCTTTTACAATGAAACCCACATGAAAAGTGTGTCCAGTGAACCCACTATAGATAAAATTATCCCTCCTGAAATGTTACCAGGTCAGCTCAGCCCCTGGATTTGTAATCTAGGGGCTGAGATTTTCCAAGAAAAAGCAGAACAAAAATTGAACTTGCCGTGCCCCACTAACTCAGCATGTTTTTTTCCCTAAAGTTGTCAATACCACATCCACATCATTACCTCGGGTGGTTATGTTCCCCTTCATACGTAACAATAAGCGTGGATGCATCTTCCAAGCACCCCTCCACATGCTTCCTTGCAGGACAACCTCTCACCCTGCTACATTTATAGTATCCCCTGCCCAAGTTTAACAAAAACCTTCTAAActtgaaaatgacatttcctTTAACATGTTCTACCGAATACATTTCAAATGCACCTACATTCTTGCAAATAACCAAACTCTAACAAACTTCCCTATTTGACCCCAACAGTGTTGTTTGAATATCCACAGTAAGTCACTAATCAATTCAGTAAAAATAAAGCCACCACCTAAAACCATTTAAATAGCGACTGCTTGACATTACACCAACTTATAATCCAGCGGTCACAACAACCACAAAAGTAATACCATAACTACTAACAGGGGCACAAACAATTCAGCCAAGGTTACCACCCACACACTGAGTGTACATTAACAGCAAGAGGaacaaagaaaatgttttcttcatttattgATCTTCAATGCTTTCCCTAGAATAGCACTAAATTTTCTATAATCAATAAACATTTTACCTtattaaatctttcatttcCAATTGGAAGTTCAGACATTCCGTAGGAAAATTCATAGAAGCAGacaacaaaatcacaaaaaccTTTCCAGGCATCAGTTGCAATATCACCATATCTCAAAAATGAGAAATTGGATATACCTAGGGTGAGGAGAACCCTTAATTGGCTTCAGTCCATACTTCCTCCAAGAGTAATCATCGGGAGGGACATCGGCAAGCTTGTTGCTGATGGCAGGCACCTTGATGGACCTCTTCACTCGATGTTTCCTGTTGACAGGGTAACCAATAACACAAAATGTAAGACAACAGATCAAGAATTTACATATTCTATATTAAAAAGGTGAATATTTCTAACAAGAAATAACATAAACAAGGAAGCAAGTGAACCTCTTCTTTGAGCAATGGCACCTGCCTCTGCTCTCACATTTCACACTCCCATCTTCCCCTCTTCCAGAACACTTCCTTTTGTGTTGTTGAGAACTCTGATCTGATGAAAGAGGCGCCCCAATCAAATGGAAGGCACTCCCGTCCGAATTAGCCGCACTTCCTTCCATACTCAAGGAAGAAATAAAAGACCTAGTGGATGACATTGTAGGTGCGCAGCTAAAGCTATCAAAATTCAGGTTCACTCCACTGTTACTCTTTCGAAACATCATTTCCGCTTGAAGCTTCAATTGCTGCTGCTGAAGATGTAACCTTTTTTGCAGctgttgttgttgctgctgaATGAAATGGTAGTCTGATGAAGGTGTTTGTTGGACAAGTTGAGGAAGGTTTTTCCCATTTGACATCAGTTCTAGAGATGAATTTCCCAACGTTAAAGAACTTTTAGCAAGTGCCCCCATTTCTTGATTTTGGTTTTCATGGAAACTTGATTGGAGAAGCTTTAAATTCTTAGGTGGATTATCTGTTGTTCTATTGAGAGGATTATCTAAAAAGATGGATCGGTTAAAAGGGGTTGGCAATTTCTTGAGCTTTCTCACTCTAGCATGACCCAAACCAGTATTGAGTAGCGAGACAACtcttttaaatctaaaaatagcTTCTCCAGTTTCAAACATTAAATTCCTATACTGAACCTGATCTTGGGTCTGAGACAGTAAACTTAAAACTCTGTGGCAGCTCTCAACAGCTACCATGTTAGCTTCTTCAACCTCCATTTTATCCCCTCCAAATAAGAAAAAGATACATACTCCCCAAATCCAAGCCCAAACACAGCATTAATGTCAACTTCTACTCCAAAAAAGATATATAGCACAAAAATGAAAAGACATAAAGTCAATTTGCCATTTGTCGATAATTCACCCAACAAGGTTTTGCAcagaaattttaagaaattcaacttctcaaaaacttaaattagcAAACAAAACGAACTCACAAGATAAGACACAGGTGGGCTTAcaaaaaaccaaagaaaataaaaataaaaaagaaacagagaCCTAGATAACGATTCCTAACACACAAAGAAATCTAAGAAAAAGTGACTCAAAAAACACAGAACTTTGTTGGACTTGGTGGTTTCTGCTAGTCCatgttttagaaattatttgtgttattggttttaaggtatttcatcttgtatataatcttttaaataatttattaataaagaaatagttcttttgtttatatgcataaactgtttatttattttgcaataatataaaatatgtgtatgAACTATCCGGATGATTTACTTAATACAAATTGAATCATCGAATTATTTCCTACGGACGTTATATAActtgaataattatatcacatagtaagTATACTGAATATCTttgttgaatgtcatgagatgacattaatGCGGGTGACGATGATGGTTATGTCATTGGGGTTttagtatggattaacagttaaAAAACCGTTTTTTGAACATGACCAAAAATGATAAGTCACatgatcattaaatcatagttaatGAGTTATCATAAGATTGTACCAGTATACGAAGTGATCCTTTGATTTGAGACATTATAGTCGTATCCGATATAGATATGTGCGATTTATGTGGTAAATATATATAGGATTAACCATATCTCGTAAGACAAACAATATTGgttatgtgttatttatatatagagaaaaatgacGGTCAAGATGGGATCCGATGACTCAAAAAGTATTGGGTTTTGAATATCCACTAATTCAATCTGGATATGAGTTCTGAAGTgaacatcgataaatattggaaattaaATCTTTAGCTAGAATATAATGTAAGTCGTATGAAGGATGTTCGTTATGAtatgtttcaaatatttaaatcaatatattgTAAAGAATCGAAATTAGAACTTTGACAATCCATTAGTCCGAAATCAATCTAGATTGGATAATGAAAGAATATTCCCTATATGGAAAGTATGATTGGAGATTTTAGGTTCGATGAAGTATTTCATTATCATGGTTTAGGGATTATGACATATTGCTAGATATTTATCATAGTAGTTGAGTTTCTAAATACACTTTTAGATCGTCTGAAAAGGGACTCACGACTATGCCACGATGAACCTAAGGGTCATACCAACAAACTAAGCTTACGAGAACGAGAATTAATTATCTGGGATTCGCTAGCACTTtttgaaggataataaaaatctttaaatcaacaATTTGGTGGGCAAAAAGtacaattttagaaaactacaatTAACCactattataaaagaatgaagttagtttattcaaaattagttagtctattttaaactaaaaattctctCACTAAAATTGCAAAACTCTCTCCCTTCTCTCAATCTGACAACAAGGGTTATCTTTTGGCTTGATGGTGGATTTTCTTTGGAGGTCTTGCAAGTGGGAGACTTATTCCATCATCTTATATCCATATAAGAGGCAAATGAGTAGGTAGaatctttatcttttctctcttttgcaaatgcatgttttaattctttc from Mangifera indica cultivar Alphonso chromosome 8, CATAS_Mindica_2.1, whole genome shotgun sequence includes:
- the LOC123223122 gene encoding probable WRKY transcription factor 21 isoform X1, whose product is MEVEEANMVAVESCHRVLSLLSQTQDQVQYRNLMFETGEAIFRFKRVVSLLNTGLGHARVRKLKKLPTPFNRSIFLDNPLNRTTDNPPKNLKLLQSSFHENQNQEMGALAKSSLTLGNSSLELMSNGKNLPQLVQQTPSSDYHFIQQQQQQLQKRLHLQQQQLKLQAEMMFRKSNSGVNLNFDSFSCAPTMSSTRSFISSLSMEGSAANSDGSAFHLIGAPLSSDQSSQQHKRKCSGRGEDGSVKCESRGRCHCSKKRKHRVKRSIKVPAISNKLADVPPDDYSWRKYGLKPIKGSPHPRGYYKCSRVRGCPARKHVEGCLEDASTLIVTYEGEHNHPR
- the LOC123223122 gene encoding probable WRKY transcription factor 21 isoform X2 is translated as MEVEEANMVAVESCHRVLSLLSQTQDQVQYRNLMFETGEAIFRFKRVVSLLNTGLGHARVRKLKKLPTPFNRSIFLDNPLNRTTDNPPKNLKLLQSSFHENQNQEMGALAKSSLTLGNSSLELMSNGKNLPQLVQQQQQLQKRLHLQQQQLKLQAEMMFRKSNSGVNLNFDSFSCAPTMSSTRSFISSLSMEGSAANSDGSAFHLIGAPLSSDQSSQQHKRKCSGRGEDGSVKCESRGRCHCSKKRKHRVKRSIKVPAISNKLADVPPDDYSWRKYGLKPIKGSPHPRGYYKCSRVRGCPARKHVEGCLEDASTLIVTYEGEHNHPR